Genomic DNA from Enterococcus saccharolyticus subsp. saccharolyticus:
AAATTTGTTTTAATCAACAATGGTTCATTAGGAATGGTTCGCCAATGGCAAGAGCGATTCCATAATGAAAGACGTTCTTCTTCTGTCTTTGACGGACAGCCAGATTTTGTTAAATTAGCAGAGGCTTATGGAATTGATGCTGTGCGTATCATGAATCCTGCCACTGTCGATAGCGAGTTAGAAGCAGCCTTTGCAAAAGAGGGACCATTGTTAATTGAAGTAATTGTTTCAAATTCGGAACAAGTTATGCCAATGGTTCCAGCAGGGATTCCTAATGATCAGATGATAGGGGTGGAATAAGATGAGACGAATTATAACGGCAATCGTTTATAACAAATCCGGTGTATTGAGTCGAATTACAAGTGTGTTGAACCGTCGACAAGTAAATATTGAAAGTATTTCAGTTGGCGTGGTTGAAGCAGAAATTTCTCGAATGACAATTGTCATTAATGTGAATACTTTGTCAGAAGCAGAGCAAGTAACCAAACAATTGAACAAACAAATTGAAGTGGTGAAAGTATCTGATATTACAGATGATCCACATATCGAGAGAGAATTAGCTTTAATTCAAGTGAATGCACCAATGAGTATACGATCTGAGATTCAAGCAGTCATTGCACCATTTCGTGCCGATATCGTTGATGTGGCACAAAAAACTATTATTATTCAAGTGGTTGGTACCCACGATAAGATTGACGCATTTATTGATGTGTTACGTCCGTATGGTATCAAACAATTGGCAAGAACCGGTATTACCGGTATAAAAAGAGGTTAATCGCATTAAATATGCTTTTAATATATATATTATAAAAAAGAAGATTATAACTTTGGAGGGAATAGATTTATGGTAAAAGTTTATTATGAAGATGCAGTAGTAGAAAATGCACTAGAAGGAAAAACAATTGCGGTTGTGGGATACGGTTCTCAAGGTCATGCCCATGCTCAAAACTTAAGAGATAATGGCCACCAAGTTATCATCGGAATTCGTGAAGGTAAATCAGCAGAAGCAGCCCGTGAAGATGGCTTTGATGTTTTTGAAGTAAGTGAAGCAGCGAAACAAGCAGAAGTAATCATGATTTTAGCACCAGACGAAATTCAAGGTTCACTTTATGAGAAAGAAATTGCACCAAACTTGGAAGCAGGAAACTCTTTAGTATTTGCTCATGGATTTAACATTCACTTTGATGTTATCACTCCTCCAGCAGATGTTGATGTATTCTTAGTAGCACCAAAAGGACCAGGTCACTTGGTTCGTCGTACATTTGCAGATGGCTTTGCTGTACCAGCATTATTTGCGGTATATCAAGATGCAACAGGTAAAGCAAAAGAAACAGCATTATCTTATGCACAAGGGATCGGCGCAACTCGTGTAGGTGTATTAGAAACAACGTTTAAAGAAGAAACAGAAACTGACTTATTCGGTGAACAAGCAGTTCTATGTGGTGGTTTAACTAGTTTGATCGAAGCAGGTTTTGAAACATTAGTAGAAGCTGGTTACCAACCAGAATTGGCTTACTTTGAAGTATGTCATGAAATGAAATTAATCATCGACTTGATTTATGAAGGTGGATTCGCTAAAATGCGTGATTCTATCTCAAACACTGCAGAATACGGTGACTACGTTTCTGGTCCACGCGTTATCACAGAAGTTGCAAAAGCAAACATGAAAGAAGTTTTAACAGACATCCAAAATGGTACATTTGCAAATAACTTTGTAAAAGACAACGAAAATGGTTTCCCAGAATTCAAGAAAATGCGCGCAGAACGTGCTGGTCACCAAATCGAAGCTGTTGGTGCTGAATTAAGAAAAATGATGCCATTCGTAAAAACAATCGACTAAGACATAAGTAGGGGTGTGAATAATTTGGGGTTAGTAACAAGAAATGATGTAGACCAAGCGTATCAGCTACTCAAATCAGCTGTTGCTCATACACCATTACAATATGATCGATATCTATCAGAGAAATATCAAGCAACAATCCTACTAAAACGAGAAGATCTGCAAAAAGTTCGTTCATTCAAATTGCGAGGCGCTTATTATGCGATTAAAAAGCGCTCGCAAAGCGAACTAGCAGCAGGCGTTGTGTGTGCCAGTGCAGGAAACCATGCTCAAGGAGTTGCGTACACTTGTCGAGAGATTGGTGTCCAAGCCGTAATCTTTATGCCAAGTACAACGCCACAACAAAAAGTATCACAAGTTTCTTTCTTTGGTGGCAATAATGTCACGATTGAATTAGTAGGAGATACCTTCGATGCTTCGGCAGCAGCAGCTAAAGCTTTTGCAAAAGAAAAAGGGATGGCGTTTATTGACCCGTTTGATGATCCCGCGATTATCGCAGGACAAGGAACGTTAGCCGTTGAAATGATGGCTGATGCGTTAGCAGAAAGTTATCAACCTGACTATGTCATTGCAGCTATTGGCGGCGGTGGTTTAATTAGTGGTGTTAGCACGTATGTAAAAGACGTTAGCCCAGTAACTAAAATTATTGGCGTGGAGCCAAAGGGAGCCCCTTCGATGCAAGAGGCTTTTGACTACGGCGCACCTATCGCCTTGGAACAACTCGATAAATTCGTAGATGGAGCAGCTGTAAAAGAAGTCGGACAACTTACCTATCAACATGCGAAAGAATATGTTGATCAGCTGATGACAGTGGACGAAGGATTAGTTTGTTCTACAATTTTAGAATTGTATAGTAAGCAAGCAATTGTCGCAGAACCTGCAGGAGCGTTAAGTGTCGCGGCATTAGAAGCGATACAAGACGAAATTAAAGGGAAAACCGTTATTTGTATCATTAGTGGCGGGAATAATGACATTAATCGTATGGCTGAAATTGAAGAACGTTCATTGATATATCAAGGATTGATGAATTACTTTGTTATCAATTTTCCTCAACGCCCAGGAGCATTGAAAGAATTTGTTAACGATGTATTAGGTCCAGATGATGATATTACTCGTTTTGAATATACGAAAAAAATCAATCGTGGCTCAGGTCCAGTTGTTTTAGGTGTTTTATCAAAAACACGTGAGGATGTACCAAGTTTATTTGAGCGAATTGTTGAATTTGATCCAACATACATTGATTTAAGTGAAAACCAATCGTTATTCACCTTATTAGTCTAATGAAAAAGCAAAATCTTTCGAGATTTTGCTTTTTTCTGCTCTTTAAAGGAAACATGCTATAATATTACATAACAAAGGAGGGAGAAAAATGCAGTTAACTTACCAAAAAACGAAGAAACAAAGTACAATTGTTTATGGCGAAATTTTATCCGCCAGTATTAAACCAGAAATGTTTCAAAATAAACACATTATTGTCGTAACGAATCAACGGTACTACGATCGCTTTTTTGAAAAAATACAACACATTTTTTCTCCCCAACCAATTGATTGGTATGTTTGTAGTAATTTGATCTATGGAAACAACGTTCGGGAATTGATGGATATATTAGATTTTTTAGGGCGTTTTCCACCAAATAAAGAATATTTATTTATCGCTTTTGGAAATGAAGGCGTCATTCAATTGACTGGTTTTGTTCAAAAAACAACAATTTTACCAGGTGACTTTTGGGTGTTACCGACTACGTTACGCGCTTTTGCAGTAGCTATCGTGGAAGATCGTTTCATCTGTAAACAACCAATGGAAATGTTGCTCATTGAAAAGAATTTACCTGAAAAAATCTTTTTAGATCAAACAATTGTTGCTGGACAGAAAGATGGGAAATTAGTTGATTTACAAACGTTCATTCGTATAGGTTTAGTTCATGATTATGCTTTTTTACAAACATTGTTTAAGAACTTTCCGAATAAAAAACAGGTACAAGGAACCTCATTTATGGCGTTTGTCGAACAACTAACGACTAGCTATCAACTAGCTTCAAAAGAAATTGAAGACTTTGGTAAAATTTTTGAAGAAGCTTTTTATCTAACTACCAATGGTCATTTCCTATCAGAGAACATGAAACGTTTTCTAGGAGTAATGTTACATTTGTTTTGGAATCTTGAAATAATTGACTCTTCTTTTCGAATTAAGAATTTTATGATTTGGTTAAAACATTTAGGGTTTCCAATTCTTTTTCCCGAGCAGATTTCGGTTGCTGAATACTTACAAAATGTGTTACATTTACAAAAAAAGTACCCACAGTTGGTGGTTTTGGCAGAAATTGGTACAATAGGAAGAGAGCAATCGATGACTGAAAAGCAGTTGATAAAGGTAATGGAACAGTATCAAAAAATGATTGCAGAGATTTGAGGGAAGAAAATGACATACAGTGAAAAAATGCTTCAAGCATTACAAAATGAAGATTTGGCTGAAGCGCAATTATCTTTAGAAGAAGCATTAAAAAAAGACGATGATGCTATTTTAGCAGAATTAGGCGAAGAATTATTAGCGATTGGCTTTTTAGAAGAGGCGAAAGTTGTTTTTGCAACTTTAAAAGAACGTCAACCGAAAGAAGACGCGTATTATTTACCGCTTGCTGAAATTGCGATTGAGAATAATGAAATTGAAGAAGCTTTTGATTATTTAGAAGCTATTCCAACCACAAGTGACGCGTATCCACAAGCGTTATTGATTACAGCAGATTTGTATCAAGTTTTAGGAATTCCAGAAGTAAGTGAAGCAAAATTAAAAGAAGCTGCTCAGTTACTTCCAGATGAAAATCTGATTCAATTTGCTTTAGCAGAGTTATATTTTTCAATGGATAAGTTTTCTGAAGCAGAAAAAATTTATCGTTCTTTATTACAAGATGAAGAGTTAGATATTACAGGCGTGTCTATGACTGAAAGAATCGGTTCTTCATTAAGTATGCAAGGAAACTTTGAAGACGCAGTATTGTTTTTAGAAGAAGCGTTAGAAGAAGAACAAACAGATGATCGTTTATTCCAAACAGCTTTTGTCTATTTACAATTGAAAGAAAATGAGAAAGCTATTTATTATTTACAACAATTACGTGCATTGAATCCACAATATCAAGCATTGTATTTATATCTAGCAGAAGCGCTACAAGAAGAAGAATTATTAGAAGAAGCACAAGCAGTCATTGAGGAAGGGATTCAAGAAAATCCATTTCAAGTTGACTTTTATCATTTTGCTTCTGAAAATAGTTACCGTCTGCATGATGCTAAAAAAGCAGAAGAATTCTTGGTGAAAGCTTTAGAAACTGGCGAAAAGACTGATGAAACATTATTGACATTAAGTAATTTGTACTTAAATGAAGAAATGTTTGAAGAAGTCATTGATGCAGTTGGTCGTATGGAAGAACAAGAAAATCCATATGCTTTATGGAATTTAGCGCATGCTTATAATGAATTAGAAGAATTTGATTCTGCTGCAAAATACTATGAAGAAGCAAATGATGCGTTACATCATGAACCAGAATTCATGAAAGAATATGGTATTTTCTTACGAGAAGAAGGTCGCCTAGAAGAAGCTAGTCATCTATTGTCTCATTATTTGGCTCATGAACCAGGTGATTTGGAGGTACAGTCTATTTTAGACGATTTATCAGAAAGATAGGGTGAAAAAAATGACCATCAATGTTGCAGATAAAAAACGTTTTTTAAATTGGTTAGTGTCACATGAGTCTTTTTCACGACGAGAAGTTTCTTGGATTTTGAATTATTTAACGAATCACGAGACGATATTGAAAAATGTTCATTTTGTTGAAATTGCTGATAAAACGCCTCGCGGAATTTGTGTGCAAACAACGACTATTGAAGGTGAGGCGATGTCCTTATTTTTAGAAGGGAAAGTCTTTACTGATAGTGATCAAATTTTCCATGAAATTCGTTTGAATTGGAAAAATCCGTTATACTTAGAATGTCGTTTTAATCGTTCATGGGAAAATGAATTCTTTTTGGCTGTTTTAGAAGACAATCCTTATCATCGTTGGAACGAAACCTTAGATGCTGACGTTGTTTCTAAGGTAGAGGAATATTTTTTTAAAGAAGATGTAGAGATGAAAATTGCCGATTTATATAGACAAATCGATCAAGCCTTAGAAAATGATAATCACGAATTGTTTCTACAATTATCTGCCGAGGTTAATCAGCTATTAGAAAAGAAAGCATTAGTGACTGAATAAAAAAGATCCAAGGACAATTTTTAGGGCTCTTTGTCAATAAGGACTGATGAAGAGGAATTTTATAAATCAGAGTAAGTAGAGAAATCGTCTTACTCTGATTTTTTTGTTATTTTACAATAATCAACTGATTCATCATAAAAATTCTCGTTCTCATATTGTCAAAGGATTTAAATCCATAACTCACTCGCTTCAGTGTTTTGATGTGTGTATTTTTAGCTTCTATTTTTCCGTTAGAATAAGGATATACCATGGCATTTCGTATGCCTTCTTCATACTTAGTTAGTCCTTGGAGTTTTATATTATGGAAGCATTCATAAGTTTCTTTTAAAGCTGGTGAGTAATTCAATAAACGATCGATCATCATAGCTTCTGTTAAATATGGATATTTAGGTGCACGAAAACTTCGCCATGTTTTATATTCTGTATGTTGGATTAAGCTTCTATTTTTTGTGAGATAACGCCAATTTGCTTTTAATTTAAAGTAGGCTTCTTTATTTTTCGTCACAGCGATTCGCTTCATTTCTTTAACTCTAAAATCCTGAAAGGATTTATTTAAATGTTTTATGATGTGAAATCGATCGATGACTACTTTCGCATTTGGAAAGACACGTTTCGTTAATTGGTCGTAAGCTGCATTCATATCCGTTACGAGATAACGGACATTCATTCGAGAAGGGTTTTCCATAAAATAGTGTGTTAATTTGTTTAATTTCCTCTTTGGTAAAATATCCACGAGTTTTCCCGTTTCCCCATCTGCACAAATAAAACTCATTTTATCTTCTAAAGAAGCGTGAGAACGAAATTCATCCACCATTAATACACTAGGCAAACTAGATGTGTTAGGATTTGGAATATAAGTGCGTAATCCTTTCAGGATTCGAATCACTGTGGTGATAGAAACATGACAAAGTTTAGCAATCAACGTAAGTGAGCATTTTTCTTTTAATAAATCGATAACTTTGAATTTTACATGATAGCCAATCGAACAACGTTTTTCAACTAAAGAACTTTGGGCAGTCCAGTTACTTGAACATTCTTTACACTTGTATCGCTGTTTAAATATCTTGATAATTGTTGGAAGATGATTGTATTGATCTAATCGTACACGTACACATTTTTTTCCATTCTTCACAATTGAAAGCTTTCCGAACTGATTTTGAGCTGTACATCCACAATTTGGACAGCTCTTTTGATAAGGAGAACAAGTAGCCTCAATGACGATTGTTTGTCTATTTTTGATAGTTTCGTAAGAAACATGGATAATTTTTAAAGAAGGGTCTGTAATTCTTAGCATTTTTTTGATATGATTATTCATAAGACATACTCCTTTCTCTTGTTTATTTTGTAGTGATTTAATCATACAGGAAGTGGGTATGTTTTTTAATACCTAAAATTACAAATGGACTGATGAATTGAATTCAATTCATCAGTCCATTAAATTATAGAGCCATTTTTAGTTGTTCTTGGATCTTTTTGTTCTTTTTCATGATAAAATAAAGTAATAAAAAAATACACTAGTGTTGCATTAAAAATTGTACTATTCCATGAAACAAAAAAATTCTTTATACTAGCACTTGGATGACTTATCCAAGACCAATACAAAGAACCACAATGTGGATAAGTATAAAACAAATTCTGCATTTAATAAATGGTTTTCTGCCATAAATTTAGAAAATCTTTCTGTTTGTGCTAAACAATTCATTGTCAATTACAATTCATATCGGAAAAAACTCTCTTTTGAAGCGGTTCTGAAGCTCTTTCTCTACGCCATTAACGAAGAAAAAGAAAGCTTACGTGATTTGAGTACCTCTCTAATCAACGAATCACTTCAGCTAGAAACTGATGTGACAACTATCAGTCATACTCAATTATCGCGTGCATTTAATGCCCTTGATTCAAGCGTGTTAGAAGAAATCTTCCAACGGCTTTTAGAAAAAGTCCACTATCAGACAAGACCAACGAAACGAAACAGTCTGTATCTGATTGATTCCAGTACCTTTTCTCTCAGTTTGAAACGTCATAAGTGGGCGACTTTTCGCCAAACAAAATCAGGTGTTAAGTTACACTTAAACTACTGTTATATGGACGATACTACGATGTATCCCACTGATTTTACCTTAACGAATGCCCGTGAACATGATGTCAATCAACTGCCCTTGCTGGTGAATAAACCTGAAGCGACCTACGTTTTTGATCGTGGCTACTTGGATTTTGAAAAGATGGACCAGATGCATTGGGATGGCTACTTCTTCGTTACACGTATCAAGAAAAACACCACTGTTCGCTTGATTGAAACCTTGGAAAAATCACCCGAAAAAGAAATTCTACGAGATGAATCGGTTCGTTTGGGTTCTAAAGCGTATGTGACAACGCTGCTTCGTTTGGTCACCGTTCAAGATGACACAGGACGAGTGTTTCAATTTATTACTAATCGAATGGACTGCACGTCAAAAGAAATAGCGGACATGTATCACGCTCGGTGGCAAATCGAATTGTTTTTCAAACACATCAAACAACACATGACCAGTAAAACCTTCTTTTCTCAAAGTGAACAGGGCGTGCAGAATCAATTGATTCTAACGATGATTTCTGCACTGCTCACGTTTCTCATCAAATTGGAAACAAAGACAGTAAAATCGGTGTTTCAGATCAAACGATTCTTTCGATATTTACTCTTTCAACCAGTTGAATGTTGGTTAGAAAAGTTAATTCCCACATGAGAAATAAGAAAAATAGCTCGTTACTTTTGGTTTTCAGTTGAATAACAGCTAAAAAATTCTGGAAAAAGTCATCCTCTGCGTCAGCACAGCTTCTTTTGACCTATTTCCAGAGAAAGTGGTTTTCAGAATATTCTGAAAGGTTTTTATGCAACACTAGTGATTATGAACAAATCAATCAATTAGTCAATCAACGATTAGGAGGTTTGCATTCGGCCAAGATTCTTTTAGCTAGTGTTGATTTTGATGAGATCGAAAAACTGCAATCACAAAATGAATGGGAAAAAAGTGGTCAAATACTTGGAGAAGTTGCTAAGAGTTTGGAAAAAGCAGGAGCAGAATTTTTTTTAATTTGTACCAATACCATGCATAAGGTCGCAGACCAGGTCCAAGAGGCGGTAACAATCCCTATGCTGCATATCGCAGACGCAACAATCAAAGAATTGAATCAAAACAAAATTACCAAAGTGGGATTGTTAGGAACCAAATATACGATGCAGCAAGACTTTTACAAGCAACGAATCCTTGCTTCTAATATTGAGGTACTTGTGCCTGAGTCGGAAGATATAGAGAAGATCAATCAAGTGATTTTCAATGAACTTGTCTTAGGTGAGATTACTCCCGAGTCCAAACAAGAGTATCAAATCATTATTGAAAAATTGATCGCAGCTGGTGCACAGGGAATCATCCTCGGATGTACAGAAATCGGTTTGTTGATCCAGCAGGATGACGTGACGATCCCGATTTTTGACAAGACAGTGATCCACTCAAAAGCAGCAGTGGATTATGCTTTAAATGATTCGGAGCAACTAAACTAGTGAGCCTGTTTGTAATCGCTAAACAAAAGAAATGTTAGCAAAATATTTCTTTTATTTACCACTCTTTTCATATTTGTTGTTGACATTGAATTGTTTCTAAGGTAAATTACTTTTTAAGCAAATAAAATAATTCGTCTGTTGAAGAGAAGAGTAGTTTTGTCGATCTTTTTAGAGAGGTTCTGGTTGGTGAAAAGAACTAAGGGAGAGAAGCGAAGATGGTCTCTGAGGATAATCCATCGATAGGTAGGTGGGTTCGGTCTGGCCGACCGTTAACATGGACACCATTTCTTATAGATGATGAGATGGGTTAAGGAAAGCTGATGCTTTCAAATAAAGGTGGTACCACGGTTATACGTCCTTTTGTCAACTCGTTGACAAAAGGACTTTTTTTATTTTATTTGATAAATAATCAAATAGACAATACAAATAGGAAAATAAAAGGAGCGATTGAGATGAAAAAGGGTTGGAAAAAAATTATCGGTTTAAGTTTATTAGGTGCAGTGTTTCTAGGTTTGGCAGCTTGTGGAAATAGCGGTGATACTTCAGAGACAGGAGCTGCTGAAGGTGGCAATGAAGAACCAAAAACGATTGTTGTAGGTGCCGGAGCAACACCGCACGCAGAAATTTTAGAAGATGTGAAAGGTCGTTTGGCTGAAGAGGGTTACGATTTAGAGATCAAAGTGTTTGACGATTTTGTATTGCCAAATACAGCATTAGCAGATGGCGATCTAGACATCAATTTGTACCAGCACGAGCCGTTTTTGATCAATTTCAACGAAGAGCATGATACAGATCTGGTTGTTGCAGGCGATACGAAATACTATTTCTTGCCTTTAGGTATCTATCCTGGACAAACATCTTCTTTGGATGAACTGGCAGACGGCGCAAAAGTTTCAATTCCGAATGATGCAACTAATGGGGGCCGTGCCTTACTGTTGTTACAGGATGCAGGATTAATCCAATTAAAAGAGGACGCAGACATTACGGCAACAGTGAGTGATATAGTAGAAAATCCTAAAAATTTGGAACTTGTTGAACTAGATGCTGCTCAAGTTGTTCGTTCTCTGGATGATGTGGATATTGCTGTCATCAATGCCAACTACGTTTTAGGTTCTGACTTGAGTGTCAATGAGGATACATTGCTGACTGAAGCGAAGGATTCACAAGCCGCAGAAACCTATGCTTGTGTAGCAGCTGTTAAAGACGGTGCCCAAGACGATGAAGCGATCCAAGCATTTCTTGCAGCTTTAGGATCTGATGAAACAAGAGAATTTATCGAAGAAACCTATCAAGGAGCGGTCATTCCAGTATTTTAATCAAGCTCTTGAAAAACGCCGAGAAGTTTTCGGCGTTTTTTTTTTTTTATGTGTATTGAAAACCCCTGGCTAAGCCGGGGGTTCCAAAGAGCTTCCAGCGAGGTATTAAAAAAGCCTCCCAAAAATGATAAGATGAAATTGGTTTCCCGACCACCACATCCATCAATTTAGGAGGTGCCTATTATGAAAAAGGCTAATGAAAGTTTATCACACACGACATGGAAATGTAAGTACCACATTGTTTTTGCACCAAAATATAGACGACAAGTGATTTATGGAAAGTATAAGAAAAGTATAGGTGAGATCATCCGAACATTATGTGAAAGAAAAGGAGTGGAGATCATCGAAGCAAATGCGTGCAAAGATCATATCCACTTACTCGTAAGTATCCCACCAAAATATAGTGTATCAGGTTTTGTAGGCTATTTAAAAGGCAAGAGTAGCTTAATGATTTTTGACAGACATGCGAATTTGAAGTATCGGTATGGGAACCGAAAATTTTGGTGTAGAGGGTATTACGTGGATACAGTAGGAAGAAATAAGAAGCAGATCGAAGAATACATTCGGAATCAAGTACAAGAAGATTATGTAGCAGATCAGCTAACATTGTTTGAAGAGTATGATCCGTTTACAGGACAAAAAAACAAGAAGAAGTGAAAGAGATTCTTTAAGGATCAGTGAGTAAAAGTGGTGCAAGTGGGAAACCGTTCAGGAAGCCTTTTAGGCTATGGCCGGTAAAAGAGGCTTTCAGCCGAAGAACAAACCTCCAGTTCACACTGGAGGTTTTGATTGAGAAAAAATAGCATGACTACGAATGACCAATCAATGAATAATCGATCATGACCAAAATACCGAAAGTTCAGAACTAGCTATTTTATTTACTTGAGACGATAACAAGAAAAATCAGTCAGTTTTCCCAGTAATCAAAAAAATTTTATTTATTGTTATTTATAAATTTTTTCACTAGTGTTGCATAAAAACCTTTCAGAATATTCTGAAAACCACTTTCTCTGGAAATAGGTCAAAAGAAGCTGTGCTGACGCAGAGGATGACTTTTTCCAGAATTTTTTAGCTGTTATTCAACTGAAAACCAAAAGTAACGAGCTATTTTTCTTATTTCTCATGTGGGAATTAACTTTTCTAACCAACATTCAACTGGTTGAAAGAGTAAATATCGAAAGAATCGTTTGATCTGAAACACCGATTTTACTGTCTTTGTTTCCAATTTGATGAGAAACGTGAGCAGTGCAGAAATCATCGTTAGAATCAATTGATTCTGCACGCCCTGTTCACTTTGAGAAAAGAAGGTTTTACTGGTCATGTGTTGTTTGATGTGTTTGAAAAACAATTCGATTTGCCACCGAGCGTGATACATGTCCGCTATTTCTTTTGACGTGCAGTCCATTCGATTAGTAATAAATTGAAACACTCGTCCTGTGTCATCTTGAACGGTGACCAAACGAAGCAGCGTTGTCACATACGCTTTAGAACCCAAACGAACCGATTCATCTCGTAGAATTTCTTTTTCGGGTGATTTTTCCAAGGTTTCAATCAAGCGAACAGTGGTGTTTTTCTTGATACGTGTAACGAAGAAGTAGCCATCCCAATGCATCTGGTCCATCTTTTCAAAATCCAAGTAGCCACGATCAAAAACGTAGGTCGCTTCAGGTTTATTCACCAGCAAGGGCAGTTGATTGACATCATGTTCACGGGCATTCGTTAAGGTAAAATCAGTGGGATACATCGTAGTATCGTCCATATAACAGTAGTTTAAGTGTAACTTAACACCTGATTTTGTTTGGCGAAAAGTCGCCCACTTATGACGTTTCAAACTGAGAGAAAAGGTACTGGAATCAATCAGATACAGACTGTTTCGTTTCGTTGGTCTTGTCTGATAGTGGACTTTTTCTAAAAGCCGTTGGAAGATTTCTTCTAACACGCTTGAATCAAGGGCATTAAATGCACGCGATAATTGAGTATGACTGATAGTTGTCACATCAGTTTCTAGCTGAAGTGATTCGTTGATTAGAGAGGTACTCAAATCACGTAAGCTTTCTTTTTCTTCGTTAATGGCGTAGAGAAAGAGCTTCAGAACCGCTTCAAAAGAGAGTTTTTTCCGATATGAATTGTAATTGACAATGAATTGTTTAGCACAAACAGAAAGATTTTCTAAATTTATGGCAGAA
This window encodes:
- a CDS encoding MetQ/NlpA family ABC transporter substrate-binding protein, which gives rise to MKKGWKKIIGLSLLGAVFLGLAACGNSGDTSETGAAEGGNEEPKTIVVGAGATPHAEILEDVKGRLAEEGYDLEIKVFDDFVLPNTALADGDLDINLYQHEPFLINFNEEHDTDLVVAGDTKYYFLPLGIYPGQTSSLDELADGAKVSIPNDATNGGRALLLLQDAGLIQLKEDADITATVSDIVENPKNLELVELDAAQVVRSLDDVDIAVINANYVLGSDLSVNEDTLLTEAKDSQAAETYACVAAVKDGAQDDEAIQAFLAALGSDETREFIEETYQGAVIPVF
- the tnpA gene encoding IS200/IS605 family transposase is translated as MKKANESLSHTTWKCKYHIVFAPKYRRQVIYGKYKKSIGEIIRTLCERKGVEIIEANACKDHIHLLVSIPPKYSVSGFVGYLKGKSSLMIFDRHANLKYRYGNRKFWCRGYYVDTVGRNKKQIEEYIRNQVQEDYVADQLTLFEEYDPFTGQKNKKK
- a CDS encoding IS4 family transposase, which gives rise to MDKYKTNSAFNKWFSAINLENLSVCAKQFIVNYNSYRKKLSFEAVLKLFLYAINEEKESLRDLSTSLINESLQLETDVTTISHTQLSRAFNALDSSVLEEIFQRLLEKVHYQTRPTKRNSLYLIDSSTFSLSLKRHKWATFRQTKSGVKLHLNYCYMDDTTMYPTDFTLTNAREHDVNQLPLLVNKPEATYVFDRGYLDFEKMDQMHWDGYFFVTRIKKNTTVRLIETLEKSPEKEILRDESVRLGSKAYVTTLLRLVTVQDDTGRVFQFITNRMDCTSKEIADMYHARWQIELFFKHIKQHMTSKTFFSQSEQGVQNQLILTMISALLTFLIKLETKTVKSVFQIKRFFRYLLFQPVECWLEKLIPT